TGGTGCTGTTCCTAATAGCCCTTATCCTCCAACGAGTTCTTTCCCAGCCGCACCCGACGAGCGGGGCTCTGGGGGCCGCAATAGGAGCGGTCCCCTGAACCAGCTTCCCGCAGACATAAGCGAGGCTACATAGGCTGCACACTTCACCGACTGTGGCTTAAAAGCAGGGCGGCGGCCGCGGCCAGGTCAGCTGGAGCCCCGCCCCTTGGGCCGCAGCCCCGCATCTCCCAGCTTCTCAGCCTCAAGACGCGCCCCTGCAGTTGCCTGCAACGCGGATCACCCCAGCGCGGGCCCCATTGGAACCCGGGTGCGGCCCACCCACGCGGCTGCGCTGCCTCCCCGCCCAGCGCCCGCTAGTCTTCCGGCGGGCTCCGCCCGCCCTGCTGCTGGCTCCGCCCACGAGCTCTGCCTAGGAGCCCGCAGGCTCCAGGGATGTGGGGCGTGCGTGAAAATCCGGAACCCGGATGTGGTGGAGCGCGCCCCCCGCGGACTGCCCACACCCAGGGCTGACGGCCACACCCGCCGCCTTTCCAGACTGTGGTCCCGCGAGACCACGTGGACTGCCAGCTCTCAGAAGCCCCATatctgtcattcattcattcgttcgttCCCCAACTGTCTTCTTAGTGCCTGCGTTCTGCCGCGCATTGTTAAAGAGTCTGGGGATACAGCAGTTGTCAAAATGCAGCCCCTGCCTGCCTTCTTGGATCTTAATTCCGGTGAGATTAAATAGTTAactaaatagaataataaataaatagataggtaaataataaaataggtaaTATCCCAGGTAGTGATAAAGTAGATGAGGAAGAGGAAAGCAGCAGGTTGAGTGGGGCATAAAGGATAACGAGTTCCCCTCTCTGGTAATTATACCAACCCATCTcagaaaacaatacaattaaaaagtaaaagtctggaatatatatttttttatgtgtttaacGGTGTGTATGAGTTTACTAGGGCTGTCATAAAATACTAACTGGATGgtttaaagaacagaaatgtattttctcatagTTGTGGAGGCCAAAAGTCCAGGATCCAGTTGTCAGCTGGGTTGATTTCTCCTGAGATCTTTATTCCTGCTGCAAAtggctgccttctccctgtgttcTCACTGATCTTTCCTCTGTGTGCGTGCATACCTCTGGTGTGTCTCTGtctaaatttcctcttcttatacgGACACCAGGCACATCCTAATGCCTCATTTTAACTCAACTATCTCTTTAAAGTGATTAAGCTTAATCACTGAAATATGTGATTAAATATAGCCACATTCTGGGGTACTGgtggttagaatttcaacatataaattttggggtcACACAAGATATCTAACAGATGGCAAGATAGAAATACCAACCGAAAGCTAGATAGCCAGGAACCAAGGAGATGATCCAGTTTAGAGGAGGTAATTCAACTTGGAACATTGGAAGATACTTTTTCCCTGAGACATTTACCTAGTTCAAAAATAatgatcttggccctggccggttggctcagcggtagagcgtcggcttagcgtgcggagaaccagggttcgattcccgaccagggcacacaggagaagcgcccatttgcttctccacccctccgccgcactttcctctctgtctctctcttcccctcctgcagccaaggctccattggagcaaagatggcccgggcgctggggatggctctgtggcctctgcctcaggcgctagagtggctctggtcgcaacatggcgacgcccaggatgggcagagcatcgccccctggtgggcagagcgtcgcccctggtgggcgtgccgggtggatcccggccgggcgcatgcgggagtctgtctgactgtctctccctgtttccagcttcagaaaaaatgaaaaaaaataaaataaaataaaaaataatgatcttcctaccaaaataataataataataatcttcctTTTGcacttcaaagaagaaaaaataaataaaatgcaatgtgTAGGGAGTGAAATAGAAGGCCCTCTGTACAATAACTGGGACTCCCAAGGGCTACCCCCTCAGGATGAGGATGAATTGGAAGTGGAATTGCTTGAGAGGAATGTGTATGCTGGGGTTAAATTACCTGTCTCAAGTCTTGATCTTGGTTTCAGGTGGTCTCAAACTGTGATACCACCAGATGCCTGACAAAAGCAAATACAAATCCTCTCTGGAGGAAAACATTATAATTGTAGGCCTTAAATTATTCCTATGCATAAGTTTTCATAGAAGTTTTTAGTACagaattaaagataaaaagatatacaggcctgaccaggcggtggcgcagtggatagagtgtcagactgggatgtggaggacccaggttcgagaccccgaggttgccagcttgagtgtgggctcatctggcttgagcaaagctcagcagcttggacccgaggtcactggcttgagcaaggagttactcggtctgctgaaggcccacggtcaaggcacatatgagaaagcaatcaatgaacaactaaggtgtcccaacaaaaaactgatgatagatgcttctcatctctctccgttcctgtctgtctgtccctgtctatccctctctctgactctctctctgtctctgtaaaaaaaaaaaaaaaaaaaaaaagatatacaggtACACAAGCAAATTACTCTTTGAGTGAGTGTTTCAGTGGAAATACAAACAGAAATGGACAtgcaaaaacaatttcttttggaATTATCAGATACAAActataaaacaatttatatatttttttgttcaaagaaataaaagataatggaCAGTTTTGGCAGATACCTGGAAACAATAAAAAgtggtaaataaaaaagaactaaatcagctctggccagttggctcagtggtacagcgttggcccagcatgtggaagtccccagttcaattcctggccagggtacacaggagaagtgcccatctgcttctccacccttcgcactctccttcctttctatctctctattcctgaatggctctgattgcggcagagcaatgccccagatgggcagagcatcacccctggtgggcgtgccgggtgggtcccggtcgggcgcatgtggaagtctgtctgactgcctccccgtttccaacttcaataaacaaaacaaaacaaaacaaaatatttacatgCATACACGTTTTGGTATGactattataatttaataaagttgggttttgggttttttttgtatttttcttaagctggaaacggggagagacagtcagacagactcccgcatgcgccccaccgggatccacccggcacgcccaccaggggcgatgctctgcccaccagggggcaatgctctgtccctccgaggcgtcgctctgccgcgaccagagccactctagcgcctggggcagaggccaaggagccatccccagcgcctgggccatctttgctccaatggagccttggctgcgggaggggaagagagagacagagaggaagggcggggtggagaagcaaatgggcgcttctcctatgtgccctggccgggaatcgaacccgggtcccccgcacgccaggccgacgctctaccgctgagccaaccagccagggccttaataaaGTTTTTAATGCATGTTACAAGTTTCAGGGCAACCACTAAAAGAACAGAAGTAGAGTATCTAACTTCAGACTGTTGTAgtaaagaggaggaaagaaatgataaaaatatccGCCCAAGAGAGAACAGCTGTAAGATGTGGGGAGCTGTTTCATAGAGAGTAATCTAGGAATGTCCCATGATGAGATGCTGTGAACAGAGACCCGACGCAAGTCAGGAAACGAACCACGCTGATATCTGGAGAAAGAGCATCTTAGCAGGCAGTAGGCCCTGGGGTGGAAGCATGTGTGGGCATATACATGAACGAGCAAGGAATACTGTATTGCTTGAGGCAAACCATAGTAAGAACATTGGATCTAttatgagaaatggaaagccctTGAAGGTTTTGAACTGAGAAGCAAGATGATAGTAAGATTTggttgctgccctggccggttggctcagtggtagagcgtcagcctggcgtgcagaagtcccgggttcgattccaggccagggcacacaggagaagtgcccatctgcttctccacccctccccctatccttcctctctgtctctcttttcctctcccgcagccaaggctccattggagcaaagatggcccgggcactggggatggctccttggcctctgccccaggcgctagagtggctctggtcgcaacagagcgacgcccgggagggacagagcattgccccctggtgggcgtgttgggtggatcctggtcgggcgcatgcgggagtctgtctaactgtctctccccgtttccagcttcagaaaaatacaaaaaacaaaaaaaaaaaagatttggttgTTATCTGGGGAATGAAAAGTGGGAGATGCTAGTGTGCAATAATGCAAGTGAGAAAGGCATGGGCTGGACTAGGGAGTGGTAGTGGAGGTGAtgagaaaagatattttgaaGATAGAGCCTACATAATTTTTTGATGGACTGAATATAGAGTTAGAGAAAGAGGAGTCAAGGATGAGTCCAACTGAGCAATTATATGTTCCCATTTCCTGAGACCAGAGGTAGAGCAGGTTCAGAAATGGAACTGTTAAATTTGAGGTGCTTGATACACATCCAGGAATCAAATTATGCACTTGGAATTACAGTCTGAGGTGCAGAGACAGTTTGGATTTGGAAATATAAGTGTGGGTGTGCTATGGTATGAAAGTTTGTGTCCCTTCAAAATTCTTAAGTTGAAATCCTAATGGCTGATGTGATGGTATTTAGGAGGAAGGGTTTGGGGGGGGGTGCTTAGGTCATGCCATTACACCCCATGAATGGGATTGGTgcttttataaaagagaccccaaaaGGATCCCTAGCCATGTGAGGACCCATCCAGAAGGTGGCAATCTGCAACCCAGTCGAGGGCCTTCACCATGTAGCATCCTGACCTTCAACTTTTAGCCTCCAAACCTGTGAGCAATAAGTTTCTGCTGTTTATAAGCCACTAgcctatgatattttgttatagcagccagaaCCGATTAAGACAgggtgttaaccacatgcatatATGGAGCTGAGGGTGTTTGCAAGAGTATGCCTAACAGCTGggtagggagagaaggaaggacccTTGGCATATCTAAAAATGTCTATTTTGCCCTCATATTTGTTTGCTGGTTGGCtgggcaaagaacttgaaaatgaaggtcattttttttcttaatattttgaagacATCATTTGATCATTTTTGTAGGAAGTCTAAGGATTTTCTGATTCCCATAAAAGTGAATGACCTATCACCTTGCTCCAGAGCCTTTAGGAAATTCTCTTTGTCTCTAGAGTTGGAATATTTTACAATGACGTTCCTTGGTATAGCTTATTTTTGGAAGTAGAttgctgggttcaaatctcagttctGCCATTTACTATCTGGATGCCCTTACTTGCTTAAACTCTTCATGactctattttctcatctgtaaaatgggaataggccctggccggttggctcagcggtagagtgttggcctgtcgtgcaggagtcccggattcgattccaggtcagggcacacaggagaagcgcccatctgcttctccacccctccccctctccttcctcgctgtctctctcttctcctcccgcagccaaggctccactggagcaaaatttgcccggcgctgaggatggctctgtggcctctgcctcaggcactagaatggctctgattgcggcagaacgacaccccagatgggcagagcatcgcctcctggtggacgtgccgggtggatcccggtcgggcacatgcgggagtctgtctgactgcctccccgtttcctgctttggaaaaatacaaaaaaaaaaaaaaaaaaaagtaatacctaCATCAGAGGATTTTTTTGAGaatcaaatgagttaatatatacaaaatacttTCAATAGTACCTGGTACATTGCAATTGCATGGTAAATGTTAGAGCTTGGTATTTACTGTGCTGAGACCGCTGATCCTGTTAGTCTTAGGAGTCATGCCCAACTCTGAAAAATTGTCTTTTGTGTATGCATATATTTCCTgcccttcattttctctttttgcagATTGGAAGCTCAGTCTCCATGTGCAGGGCATTTGGGTCATCGGCCTTGATTTTTCACTCAAGTATCCACAAATTTCAGTGCCTTTTTTTTGGGCCATCCAGTTTCCCAGACTCCTCCAGTGGGGGTGAAGGTGGTACTGTTGAAGGGGTGGAGCCTGGCTTTCACAGTCAAGGGGGCTGAGGGCCCCACAGTTCAGTGTGCAGCCTTACCTCAGTCTCCATCTTAGCCCCACCTCCTCCAGTCTCTACTGTGTCTGCTGTCCCTGATTCCAGAGCAACTCTAGTCCCCTTATCACTAATCAGCTGTATTTAACTGCATTTTTTagcaaatttactttaaaataccctTCTGTTTTAAAAGTGTATCAGTTATAATTCATAGGTCTTAGAGGCCTAAAACTTCTATCCATTtgcagagcaaaaataaaaatgaaaataagggaAACAAAAAGATCTCACCTATAAAATCTGGGTGGGAAAGTATAGGGATCACCTTTCTCTATTGTCATCATGCATACATAATTCAATTCGGTTTGAATTGAAatagttcaacaaatatttattgagtcccaactgtgtgccaggtactgttgtAGGCACTTGTTATATATCAGTGAAGAAAACAGATAGCTCCCCTCATGGAGCTTAAATACTAGTAGGGGGAAACAACAGTAAACAGTAAGCAGTTTAGTGGGGTAAGAAACAGGCTGCAACATTAAGCAGCATGGTCAGTGAAAAGGCAACATTTGAGGAAAGGTGAGGTGATAAGGGTGTAGGATATCTAAAGGAACAGCTAGTGCAAAGGCTCGATGTCAAGAACAAGGCTGGATTTCATGAGGTAGGTCTGGGCAGGAGACATGAATATGGCAGTTAAATAGAAATGGTATTTTATGCAATAGGGCTTCATGAAATCACTGAGGGCAGGATCTATAGGTAGAGAAAAGCAATAGCCATGATTTTCACTGAAAGGATCAGATAAACCCAAATTCTTAGGAAATCTAAGACCATAGAAACATGGTAGAATATATATAAGGAACAGTGCATATCCCCTCTCTCCTTTGGCCCATCAAAATCGTGCAAGGAATTgatcctttgagtagtgagttttctcatgcttgctgacccctgggagttttgttttgttttgttttgtttttttcaaaaaatgaaattgcctgactgggcagtggcgcagtggatagactgttggactgggatgcggaagatccaggttcgagaccctgaggtcgccagcttgaacaagggctcatctggtttgagcaaaagttcaccagcttggacccaaggtcgctggctcgagcaaggggttactcggtctgctgaaggcctgcggtcaaggcacgtatgagaaagcaatcaatgaacaactaaggtgttgcaatacgcaatgaaaaactaatgattgatgcttctcatctctctgttcctgtctgtctgtccctatctatccctctctctgactctgaaaaaaaaaattagttccagttccagttttattaaattaaaatcatgtttgtttgataaccaatttatggaaacaagaagaataaacatttgcctttttttaatgttgccttacacatttttaaaacaaattgatcgtactctggatggtcaggaggcatgaggatgtacatgaacgtttgtactactcaaagagttaagaaTCAGagaccagtttttttttaaaaattaaatgtaataatagaaaaatatctaGAGATATTATATATCCTGGATTTACAGCTTTACTTTTGACTAGTTCTCACAAGGCTCAGACAATTGAATTGTTCTGCTATGTAAGAATAAGTTAAACTTGACCTACTTCCAATTATGTTTGGAAGAATGCACAATCTATTAAGTGTAGTAAAGTACTATGAGTTAATTTATCTTCTCTCTTACTTCCTTGCCTCAGTATGACCCCTGTAGTCACCTTCTCCCTGGTCTTCTTTGGTGGGCCCCTAGATGTGTTTGTTCTGGGAGCTATCTCAAAGTCTCTCCAATGAACAGAAAGCACATTTTCAAATCTAATATTGTATACTTTTTTAtatgtgtgatagagacagagagagggacagatagggacagacacaggaagggagagagatgagaagcatcaattcttcattgcagcaccttagttgttcattgattgctttctcatatgtgccttgaccgggggttacagccaactgagtgaccccttgctcaagctagtgaccttgggctcaagctgagccagcactcaagcgggcgacctcaggttttgaatctgggtcctccgcatcccagtctgatgctgtatctactgcgccaccgcctggtcaggctaatactgtactgtacacttatTAAAGGGaaagttaaaagaattaaaatggcaGCCACCAATTTCAATGTATCGATCTTCAAAAAGTTATCAATATGTATTAAAGAATCATAGCCTAATCTTTTTAGGTGTAATAATGGCACTGCAGTTATGTTTTAAAGATACATCCCAAAATACttatggatgaaaaaaaaaaggcatcattaTAGGCTGAAGTCTATATAAATATCTCCATAAATAACTCCGAAGCTTACCCAACATTacaaaagtgattttttaaaaaaaggtcttgCAACAAAGTACCAAAGGAATTGATGAGATAAGACTTATGGAATGGATATGCATATACTAATTTGACATTAAATAAGTTTCTTGCCATTATTAGTAATTTACATACTCTATAGCAGGAGAGCTATAGCCATTGGGCTAAATGCAACCCAatacctgttttttttaatttattggaacacagctacaCCCATTCACTTATGAGTTCCCAAGTAGGGACAATCTTGATCCCCAGGGGACATCTagcaatatctggagacatttttggttgtcactatGATGGGGAGCTATTGGCATCTAGCACTGGCATCTTGTAGTCATTGATAGTGCTATACAATACTACAGTGCATAGACAGCTGCCCATAACAAAGTATTTGGCCCAAAATAGCCATGTCAGGGTTGAGATACCCTGATTTATGTATTGTCTCTGGATGCTTTTGCACTAAAACAGTAGAGTTGAGTAATTCTGACAGAAGCTTTATGGCCAGAAATGCTTAAcgtatttactatctggcccatTACAGAACAAGTTTGCCATTAAAGAAATcattaggccctgaccggttggctcagtggtagagcatcggcctggtgtgcaggagtcccgggttcaattcctggccagggcacacaggagaagcgcccatctgcttctccaccctccccctctctttcctctctgtctctctcttcccctcccgcagccaaggctccattggagcaaagttggcccgggcactggggatggctccttggcctctgccccaggcgctagagtggctctggtcgcggcagagcgacgcccccggaggggcagagcatcgccccctggtgggcagagcgttgccccctggtggacgtgccgggtggatcccggtctggcgcatgcgggagtctgtctgtctctccccgtttccggcttcagaaaaatacaaaaaaaaaaaaaagaaagaaaaaaagagaaatcattaaaaaaatataaaactatcacACATAGAGTAGATTTTCTAGAGCTTCCTTTAATAGTATTTATTCTAGAAATGAGCCaaccaatattttatttatacctcTTCTAGCCATATAAGGATCTATAGTGAAAGGTTGTATTGCATTTTGTTCTGACTCATTAAAAGGtatttaaaacagtggttctgaAAAGCCAGTCCACAGATCACTGACCTCCCATGATGAAGTTTTCACTGACTCAtggtgaaataagaaaaataaagacaaatttagGAGGTTTTCATAAAGCTGACTTAATTCAATACAAAGATAGTTCTTTATGATCATATCtgtcctatatttttatttattttttatttttttatttttttttcttttcatttttctgaagctggaaatagggagagacagtcagacagactcctgcatgcgcccaaccgggatccacccggcacgcccaccaggggcgaagctctgcccaccagggggcgatgctctgcccatcctgggcgtcgccatgttgcgaccagagccactctagcgcctgaggcagaggccacagagccatccccagcacccgggccatctttgctcctatggagccttggctgcgggaggggacgagagagacagagaggaaagcgcggcggaggggtggagaagcaaatgggcgcttctcctgtgtgccctggccgggaatcgaacccgggtcctccgcacgctaggccgacgctctaccgctgagccaaccagccagggcttgtcctatatttttaaatattaaaatgcctTTTTTGAAACAATGATGATAATATGTGTTTTCATTTAATATGAAAACTAACATTTATAACTggataaaaccaataaaaaattggttttaaaaatccaaaagtcATAAAACCACTAATTTCTTGATATTGAACATATTTCACATGTCATTGCTaaaggtatttttttaacttttatttattgattttagagaaggagggggagagagaaataccaagtgttgttccacttacttaagcattcattgtttgattcttatgtgtgccctgactggtgatcgaaCCCATGGCCTTGGTgtattgggctgacactctagctaactgagctacctggccagggcctgaaggtaTTCTTTAGGTGTGTTTTACAATGTCTAATAAGTGATGAACTACAGctgaaggcttttccacattcATTACAATCATAAGGtttttctccagtatgaattctctgatgtttaGCAAAGGATGAATCATGCCTAAAGGCTTTCCCACAATAACTGCATTCATACGGTTTCACTCCAGTGTGTACTCTCTGATGGATAGAAAGATGTATTCTCTGgctaaaggctttcccacattccttacatttatATGGTCTTTCTCCAGTATGAGTTCTTTGGTGTTGAGTTAGGTACGTGTTATGGCTGAAGGTTTTACTGCATACATTACAAATAAAGGGTTTCACACCTGTATGAATAATCTCATGTTGCCTAAGGTGTCTAATCTGGAAAAATGTCTTTCCACAGTGTTTGCATGTAAAGAGTTTCTCTCTAACATGAGTTCTCAGATGCTGGATCAGCCCAATGCTCTGGCTGAATGCTTTCACACACACGCCACattcatagggcttctccccagtaTGGAGTCTAACATGTTGAGTAAGAGATGACAGATGTCTGAAGGTTTTCCCGcattccttacattcatagggtttctcaccAGTATGGATCCTCTGATGTGGAATAAGGGATGAACTTTGGCTAAAGGCTTTTCCACATTCTTTACATCTGaaaggtttctctccagtatgagttcTCATGTGTTCTGTAAGGTGAATGAGCTGTTTGAAGATTTTTTCACAAATATTACATTCAAAGGTTTTCATTCTTGTATAAGTCCTTGAATGATTAATCAAGTCTAAATTGTATCTACTCCTTTTCCCAGATATATCATATTTATGGTCTCTTTTTCTTGGAGGACCTACTGGTCCTGAATCATCTTTTGAGCTCACATTAATACTCTTCTTGAATCTGTTAGATTCTTGGTCTATCACCTGAGTGTGTGTTTTCCTGTGGATCAAGGGGATTTGCCCCTCACCCATTTCTTGGTTTTCCTGGTAGCTTTCTAACTTATTACATTTGGAGACTCTTCCAAATGTGGCATACAAAGTGCTTCCTCTTGTGGACCTTTCCGTCATCAGACCATGGTGTAATTCTTCCCATGAAATGTAACTCTTTAAGGTTAACTCTTTGGTTTCCGTTTTACTCTCCAAGTCTGAAAGAAACCCAAAAATACAAATGACCCATA
The Saccopteryx bilineata isolate mSacBil1 chromosome 3, mSacBil1_pri_phased_curated, whole genome shotgun sequence DNA segment above includes these coding regions:
- the ZFP69B gene encoding zinc finger protein 69 homolog B, whose product is MLQQLLITLPTQADTWVKLLHLRKAKEGAPIWEDVTKKFEGEALLSQDAETQGERFGNEVTPGPLTAEPQELLTFKDISVDFTQEEWGHLAPADRNLYREVMLENYRNLVSVGYKLSKPVVISQLEKGEEPWLIEREISGGPSSDLESKTETKELTLKSYISWEELHHGLMTERSTRGSTLYATFGRVSKCNKLESYQENQEMGEGQIPLIHRKTHTQVIDQESNRFKKSINVSSKDDSGPVGPPRKRDHKYDISGKRSRYNLDLINHSRTYTRMKTFECNICEKIFKQLIHLTEHMRTHTGEKPFRCKECGKAFSQSSSLIPHQRIHTGEKPYECKECGKTFRHLSSLTQHVRLHTGEKPYECGVCVKAFSQSIGLIQHLRTHVREKLFTCKHCGKTFFQIRHLRQHEIIHTGVKPFICNVCSKTFSHNTYLTQHQRTHTGERPYKCKECGKAFSQRIHLSIHQRVHTGVKPYECSYCGKAFRHDSSFAKHQRIHTGEKPYDCNECGKAFSCSSSLIRHCKTHLKNTFRPWPGSSVS